One Acetobacter ghanensis DNA window includes the following coding sequences:
- a CDS encoding replicative DNA helicase, which yields MTTETDKPKEDGLLGLTLRQPPANIEAEQALLGALLTNNRAYDRVSDFLAGEHFANRVNGQLYAAIARRIENGQLADPVTMRAELENSGMLDSVGGMAYLAKLLTSMVGIINAGDYGRAIHDAWIRRQLIDIGETVVNNAFGATGDLSGPDQIEAGEEALFKLATEKGKEGDFVSFNKALTGAINVAALAFQSEGHVTGLTSGLRDLDKRTGGLHPSDLLILAGRPAMGKTALATKIAFSAARALMDEAEEKGGKPKGSVAIFSLEMSAEQLATRILSEQAEVSGERIRRGDIGQKEFDRFVRVSHELSRLPLLIDDTPAISLSAMRTRCRRLKRTQGLSLVVVDYLQLMRPSVGTRPESRVLEISMITQGLKAIAKELEVPVIALSQLSRQVESREDKRPMLSDLRESGSIEQDADAVMFVYRDEYYLQQRMPKETAYDSMDKYAVAMDEWQRKMGLVHNKAELILEKQRHGPTGTINLFFEGEYTRFADLDNIHEH from the coding sequence ATGACAACAGAGACAGACAAACCAAAGGAAGACGGTCTGCTGGGTTTGACCCTGCGCCAGCCTCCAGCCAATATTGAGGCGGAACAGGCGCTGCTTGGTGCATTGCTGACGAATAACCGGGCCTATGACCGGGTTTCCGACTTTCTGGCAGGCGAGCATTTTGCCAACCGTGTGAATGGCCAGCTTTATGCGGCCATTGCCCGCAGGATAGAAAACGGCCAACTGGCCGACCCTGTGACCATGCGGGCGGAACTGGAAAATTCCGGTATGCTGGATAGCGTTGGCGGCATGGCCTATCTGGCCAAACTGCTGACATCCATGGTCGGTATTATCAACGCCGGGGATTACGGGCGGGCCATCCATGATGCGTGGATACGCCGCCAGTTGATTGATATTGGCGAGACCGTTGTTAACAACGCATTTGGCGCCACAGGGGACCTGTCCGGCCCGGACCAGATTGAGGCGGGGGAAGAAGCCCTGTTCAAACTGGCGACCGAAAAGGGCAAGGAGGGGGATTTTGTCTCCTTCAACAAGGCTCTTACCGGGGCCATTAACGTTGCGGCCCTTGCTTTCCAGAGCGAGGGGCATGTTACCGGGCTAACATCCGGCCTGCGGGATCTGGATAAAAGGACTGGTGGGCTGCACCCTTCGGATCTGCTTATTCTGGCAGGGCGTCCGGCTATGGGTAAAACGGCGCTGGCAACAAAAATAGCGTTTTCCGCCGCCCGTGCACTGATGGACGAGGCAGAGGAAAAAGGCGGTAAGCCCAAAGGGTCTGTTGCCATTTTCTCGCTCGAAATGTCAGCCGAACAGTTGGCAACACGTATTTTGTCCGAACAGGCCGAAGTTTCGGGCGAGCGGATCCGCCGGGGTGATATTGGGCAAAAGGAGTTCGACCGGTTTGTGCGGGTCAGTCATGAACTTTCCCGCCTGCCTTTGCTGATTGATGATACGCCAGCCATCTCGCTCTCCGCCATGCGCACACGCTGCCGCCGTCTCAAGCGCACGCAGGGGCTGAGTCTGGTTGTTGTGGATTACCTGCAACTTATGCGGCCCTCGGTCGGTACGCGTCCGGAAAGCCGTGTGCTGGAAATTTCCATGATTACGCAGGGGCTCAAGGCCATTGCGAAGGAACTGGAAGTGCCGGTTATTGCGCTTTCTCAGCTTTCCCGTCAGGTGGAAAGCCGAGAAGACAAACGCCCCATGCTGTCTGACTTGCGTGAATCCGGCTCTATTGAGCAGGACGCTGACGCCGTGATGTTTGTTTATCGTGATGAATATTACCTGCAACAGCGTATGCCCAAGGAAACAGCCTACGATTCCATGGACAAATACGCCGTTGCCATGGACGAATGGCAGCGCAAGATGGGGCTGGTCCACAACAAAGCCGAGCTTATTCTGGAAAAGCAGCGTCATGGGCCGACAGGCACCATTAACCTGTTCTTTGAAGGCGAATACACGCGTTTTGCCGATCTGGACAATATTCACGAGCACTAA
- a CDS encoding ribonuclease D yields MSAAQGPGAGAITLYRNDLPDGLTFTGSIAVDTETMGLNPHRDRLCLVQISSGDGTAHLVQLLPPSLGGQGYDCPNLKRVLADPNLTKIMHYARFDVRILQHALGITVSPVVCTKIAARLVRTFTDRHGLAALCRDLLGVDLSKQQQSSDWGAPELKPEQLAYAASDVLYLHALWDKLSALLDRENRRDLAQACYDFLPTRARLDMMGYEDPDIFSHRA; encoded by the coding sequence ATGTCCGCAGCTCAGGGCCCAGGTGCGGGCGCCATTACCCTGTACAGAAATGACCTGCCAGACGGCCTGACCTTTACCGGTTCCATTGCCGTGGATACGGAAACTATGGGCCTTAACCCCCATAGGGACAGGCTGTGCCTTGTGCAGATTTCCAGCGGAGATGGTACGGCGCATCTGGTCCAGCTTCTGCCCCCCTCGCTTGGCGGACAGGGGTATGACTGCCCTAACCTCAAACGGGTGCTGGCAGACCCGAACCTGACCAAAATCATGCACTACGCCCGCTTTGATGTTCGCATTCTGCAACATGCGCTGGGCATTACGGTCAGCCCCGTTGTCTGCACAAAAATTGCAGCCCGGCTGGTTCGCACATTTACGGACCGCCACGGACTGGCCGCCCTGTGCCGTGACCTACTGGGCGTTGACCTGAGCAAACAGCAGCAGAGTTCGGACTGGGGCGCCCCCGAGCTTAAACCCGAACAACTGGCTTACGCTGCATCGGACGTGCTTTACCTGCACGCCCTGTGGGATAAACTTTCCGCCTTGCTGGACCGCGAAAACCGGCGCGATCTGGCACAAGCATGTTATGATTTTCTACCCACGCGGGCTCGGCTGGACATGATGGGTTATGAAGACCCGGATATTTTCTCCCATCGTGCCTGA
- a CDS encoding ABC transporter ATP-binding protein: MSAAAMDQSVTSAPPKIRIRDLHKSFGDKKVLDGVSLDVPQGTSFVIIGGSGSGKSVLLRCILGLMTPDSGCIEIDGEDVLAASAKRRDALRSEIGMLFQNAALFDSLPVWENVTFGLLALKKVTRATARSKAGAILEQVGLAPSVGDLYPSELSGGMQKRVGLARAIAAQPNILFFDEPTTGLDPIMGAVIDGLIVDCVKKLGSTAIAITHDMASAQRIGDEAAMLYKGKLVWQGAAASLMHSGNDYVDQFTHGRREGPITMELRR, translated from the coding sequence ATGAGTGCCGCAGCAATGGACCAGAGCGTAACCAGTGCTCCCCCCAAAATCCGCATCAGGGATCTGCACAAGTCCTTTGGGGACAAAAAGGTGCTGGACGGTGTTTCGCTTGATGTACCGCAGGGGACATCGTTCGTCATTATTGGTGGTTCGGGGTCGGGCAAGTCCGTTCTGCTACGCTGTATTCTGGGCCTGATGACCCCGGATTCGGGCTGTATTGAAATTGATGGCGAAGATGTGCTGGCGGCGTCCGCCAAACGGCGCGATGCACTCCGCAGCGAAATTGGGATGCTGTTCCAGAACGCCGCCCTTTTTGACAGTCTGCCTGTGTGGGAAAATGTGACCTTCGGCCTGCTGGCCCTTAAAAAAGTGACCCGCGCAACTGCACGCAGCAAGGCAGGCGCCATTCTGGAGCAAGTGGGGCTGGCGCCATCGGTTGGTGACCTTTACCCCTCCGAGCTTTCGGGCGGGATGCAAAAACGCGTAGGCCTTGCCCGTGCCATTGCGGCACAACCCAACATCCTGTTCTTTGACGAACCCACAACCGGGCTGGACCCCATTATGGGCGCGGTCATTGATGGGCTGATTGTGGACTGCGTTAAAAAACTGGGGTCCACCGCCATTGCCATTACGCATGACATGGCCTCCGCCCAGCGGATTGGAGATGAGGCCGCCATGCTCTACAAGGGCAAACTGGTCTGGCAGGGGGCGGCAGCCTCGCTCATGCACAGCGGGAATGATTACGTGGACCAGTTTACCCACGGCCGCCGCGAAGGGCCGATTACCATGGAATTAAGACGTTAA
- a CDS encoding SDR family NAD(P)-dependent oxidoreductase encodes MKHNSILITGASSGLGRTLALTLARPGRKLWLGGRNTERLEETARACISRGAAVHLKACDVANSAAMAEWVHGTGGLDMVLACAGITGGTRKPLGPDQPATEPEAQIRRIFETDLIGVLNTVLPALELMQHQPRAADGMRGRICAISSVAGLVSFPGTPSYSAAKAAVDRFMVATGGNAKKAGILLSSVVCGFLDTPMVARNTFPMPSLTDVNSACRRILRGLARNERRITFPLWLVAGSRFMDLLPIRLAESYYNNQPAGAAGSMPEPDLS; translated from the coding sequence ATGAAACACAACAGCATCCTCATTACAGGCGCCTCATCCGGGCTGGGCCGCACCTTGGCCCTTACGCTGGCACGTCCGGGGCGCAAGCTCTGGCTAGGCGGGCGCAACACAGAACGGCTGGAAGAAACAGCACGCGCCTGCATAAGCCGGGGTGCCGCCGTCCACCTAAAAGCCTGCGACGTGGCAAACAGTGCCGCCATGGCGGAGTGGGTGCATGGCACCGGAGGGCTGGACATGGTTCTGGCCTGCGCGGGCATTACCGGCGGCACCCGCAAGCCCCTTGGACCGGACCAACCCGCCACCGAACCTGAAGCTCAGATCCGCCGGATTTTTGAAACAGACCTGATCGGGGTGCTCAATACTGTGCTGCCTGCACTGGAACTGATGCAGCACCAGCCCCGTGCGGCAGATGGTATGCGTGGGCGTATTTGCGCCATTTCCTCCGTGGCGGGTCTTGTCTCCTTTCCCGGCACTCCATCCTATAGCGCGGCCAAGGCTGCGGTGGACCGCTTTATGGTTGCCACCGGAGGGAATGCCAAAAAAGCTGGTATTCTGCTCAGTTCGGTTGTCTGCGGCTTTCTGGATACGCCCATGGTCGCGCGTAACACGTTCCCCATGCCGAGCCTGACCGATGTTAACAGCGCATGCCGCCGTATTCTGCGGGGGCTTGCGCGCAATGAGCGGCGCATTACTTTTCCGCTCTGGCTGGTGGCTGGCTCCCGCTTTATGGACCTGTTGCCCATCAGGCTGGCAGAATCCTACTATAACAACCAGCCAGCCGGAGCCGCTGGCAGTATGCCCGAACCGGACCTGAGCTAG
- the lptC gene encoding LPS export ABC transporter periplasmic protein LptC has translation MTDTPDKRPQREDFARSGVDVKQQRERLATSSIRRKVPDAANLARRRMVLRWAKWLLPATALLLLAAIAVWPEVEHLISANQTTMRELSKVKIESGNLVGATYRGMDEHGRPFTITADTVHQAPDSRLDLTAPVADILTQGGDWLMIRSEKGVYMQHAQILDLTGEVTLYRDDGLMMHTPIADVDVKRSIITSDSWVRAEGPFGVLDAQGFLLSQHDGLAQFRGPGRLILNDDRQNDATAGKKAS, from the coding sequence ATGACAGACACGCCCGACAAACGCCCACAGCGGGAGGATTTTGCCCGCTCCGGGGTGGATGTAAAACAGCAGCGCGAGCGGCTTGCCACATCGTCCATCAGGCGCAAGGTGCCTGATGCCGCCAATCTGGCCCGCCGCCGCATGGTGCTCCGCTGGGCCAAATGGCTGTTGCCTGCCACAGCTCTGCTGCTTTTGGCTGCCATAGCTGTATGGCCGGAAGTAGAACACCTGATAAGCGCCAACCAGACCACCATGCGGGAACTAAGCAAGGTTAAAATAGAAAGCGGGAACCTGGTCGGGGCGACCTACCGGGGGATGGATGAGCATGGCCGTCCGTTCACCATTACAGCCGATACGGTGCATCAGGCCCCAGATAGCAGGCTGGACCTAACGGCCCCTGTGGCGGATATTCTGACGCAGGGCGGGGACTGGCTTATGATCCGATCGGAAAAAGGCGTTTACATGCAGCACGCGCAGATTCTCGACCTGACCGGAGAAGTCACCCTATACCGTGATGATGGCCTGATGATGCACACCCCCATTGCCGATGTTGACGTCAAACGCAGCATCATTACCTCCGATTCATGGGTGCGGGCGGAAGGACCGTTTGGCGTGCTGGATGCGCAGGGCTTTTTGCTCAGCCAGCACGATGGTCTTGCCCAGTTCCGTGGTCCCGGCCGCCTGATCCTGAATGATGACCGCCAGAATGATGCCACAGCCGGCAAAAAGGCATCCTGA
- a CDS encoding LptA/OstA family protein, with protein sequence MTTRTPHPAFFVRAFARRIGLLACLPAGVLASHGAAQAQAIDLSHGGQIIVTALGGFDWDQNLKKVTAYNQAKAVRNNATVTADKLIAYYRKKQPVTPHAAPGTNTSTTAQAAPAPAVQPDQPTPDPAPTAATQTANGTTPATPATPATPATPATPATPATPAKAEDDQDSGSNEIYRLEAIGHVHIFTQTDQAWGDKAVYDMDKSVLIMTGKALKLTTPQDLMTARDSMEYYSQDHISIGRGDATVTTNDHRQIRADVLVGYSTRDNTPKTAADTKPKTDDSSSGDPFSSGSEKLEKVNAFGHVWVRTQTEIITGERGVYVPDTGIARVVGNVHITRGPNQIQGAAAIINMHTGIATMTERPGNRVSGLVVPNNGDTSDRK encoded by the coding sequence ATGACAACAAGAACACCCCACCCTGCTTTTTTTGTGCGCGCCTTTGCCCGCCGCATTGGCCTGCTTGCCTGCTTGCCTGCCGGAGTTCTGGCAAGCCACGGCGCTGCACAGGCGCAGGCCATCGACCTGTCCCACGGTGGGCAGATTATAGTCACCGCATTGGGTGGGTTTGACTGGGACCAGAACCTGAAGAAGGTAACAGCCTACAATCAGGCCAAAGCCGTGCGGAACAATGCGACCGTAACCGCTGACAAGCTGATTGCCTATTACCGCAAAAAACAGCCCGTCACGCCTCACGCCGCACCCGGCACGAATACCAGCACGACGGCACAGGCCGCCCCTGCCCCCGCTGTACAGCCGGACCAGCCAACTCCCGACCCGGCTCCGACCGCAGCCACACAAACGGCTAACGGCACCACACCTGCCACACCTGCCACACCTGCCACACCTGCCACACCTGCCACACCTGCCACACCTGCCACACCTGCCAAGGCGGAGGATGATCAGGATTCCGGGTCAAACGAGATTTACCGTCTGGAAGCCATAGGCCACGTCCACATCTTTACCCAGACCGATCAGGCATGGGGCGACAAGGCCGTGTATGACATGGACAAGTCCGTGCTGATCATGACGGGCAAGGCCCTTAAGCTGACAACACCGCAGGACCTGATGACGGCCCGCGATTCGATGGAATATTACTCGCAGGATCACATTTCCATCGGGCGGGGAGACGCCACTGTTACCACCAACGACCACAGGCAGATTCGCGCGGATGTTCTGGTCGGCTACAGCACGCGTGACAACACGCCCAAAACTGCAGCGGACACCAAACCCAAAACCGACGACTCATCATCGGGCGACCCTTTCAGCTCCGGGTCGGAAAAGCTGGAAAAGGTGAACGCCTTTGGGCATGTCTGGGTCCGTACCCAGACCGAAATCATAACGGGTGAACGCGGCGTGTATGTGCCAGATACGGGTATTGCCCGCGTTGTTGGCAACGTGCACATCACACGTGGGCCAAACCAGATTCAGGGGGCTGCGGCCATTATCAACATGCACACAGGTATTGCCACCATGACAGAACGCCCCGGAAACCGCGTGAGCGGGCTGGTTGTTCCCAATAACGGCGATACATCGGACAGGAAATAA
- a CDS encoding KpsF/GutQ family sugar-phosphate isomerase → MTSPHSLRADAPSTPCMDAAATVRTEQAGLDALARALEDPNGLGGAFGRAVAILLGIQGRVVVTGIGKSGHVARKIQATLASTGTPSLYVHPAEASHGDLGMVLPSDAILAFSNSGETTELGDITTHALRTGQPLLAVTSKATSTLASTATLALTLPAMPEACPMGLAPTTSTLMQLAFGDALAVALLRQRGFTASDFGAFHPGGRLGARLRTVRDVMHTGSAMPLTAPDTPMRDVIMEMTHKALGCVGIVGQNGELAGLITDGDLRRALDHDLTTTLATNIMNPRPLTIDPDALASEALRVMNARRRPVTALFVLDPAGRPIGVVHLHDLIRAGVG, encoded by the coding sequence ATGACATCCCCCCACTCCCTCCGTGCTGATGCCCCGTCCACGCCCTGCATGGATGCAGCCGCCACCGTGCGTACAGAACAGGCCGGGCTGGATGCGCTGGCCCGTGCGCTGGAAGACCCAAACGGTCTGGGTGGCGCATTTGGTCGGGCCGTGGCCATTCTGCTGGGGATTCAGGGCCGGGTGGTGGTTACGGGCATTGGCAAGTCTGGGCATGTCGCCCGCAAAATTCAGGCCACACTGGCCTCCACTGGCACACCATCCCTCTACGTGCATCCGGCCGAGGCCTCGCACGGGGATCTGGGCATGGTACTCCCCAGTGACGCCATTCTAGCTTTTTCCAACTCGGGTGAAACCACGGAGCTGGGCGATATTACAACCCACGCCCTGCGGACCGGCCAACCCCTGCTGGCTGTGACCAGCAAGGCCACGTCCACCCTTGCCTCCACGGCAACATTGGCCCTGACCCTGCCTGCCATGCCAGAAGCGTGCCCCATGGGGCTGGCCCCCACCACCAGCACGCTCATGCAGCTTGCCTTTGGCGATGCTCTGGCCGTGGCCCTGCTCCGGCAACGGGGGTTTACCGCATCCGACTTTGGGGCCTTCCACCCCGGTGGCAGGCTGGGCGCACGCCTGCGCACTGTGCGGGATGTCATGCACACAGGCAGCGCCATGCCGCTGACCGCACCTGATACGCCCATGCGGGATGTCATTATGGAAATGACTCACAAGGCGCTAGGCTGCGTGGGCATTGTGGGGCAGAATGGGGAACTGGCGGGGCTGATCACGGATGGAGACCTGCGCCGCGCGCTGGACCACGACCTTACAACCACACTGGCAACAAACATTATGAACCCAAGGCCGCTGACCATAGACCCGGATGCCCTCGCCTCCGAAGCGCTGCGGGTCATGAATGCGCGCAGGCGGCCGGTTACAGCCCTTTTTGTTCTGGACCCCGCAGGCAGGCCTATTGGGGTTGTGCACCTGCACGACCTGATCCGGGCAGGCGTGGGATGA
- the rlmB gene encoding 23S rRNA (guanosine(2251)-2'-O)-methyltransferase RlmB encodes MQNPRKAARPARRSRSSGHGGGGREGTSSAPAGKCWLFGTHAVAAALANPRRVYERLLVTEAEHPALAEAAQAGGRGLRVAPELVQRARLDDLLGPDAVHQGVAMLAHILPSLTLEEALERPGPVLVLDQVTDPRNVGAILRSAAAFGAACIVVQDRNAPEETAVLAKAASGALETVPFVREVNLSRAIEMLQKAGCWTVGLDAGGSILNGAGFEGRRVALVLGAEGRGLRRLTRESCDEIAGLYMPGEMESLNVSVAAAVGLYELVRRGMPAA; translated from the coding sequence ATGCAAAACCCACGCAAAGCCGCACGTCCCGCACGCCGCTCCCGCTCATCTGGCCATGGTGGCGGAGGGCGCGAGGGTACGTCCTCCGCCCCGGCGGGCAAATGCTGGCTGTTTGGCACACATGCCGTGGCCGCAGCGCTGGCCAACCCACGCAGGGTGTACGAACGCCTGCTGGTGACGGAGGCCGAACATCCGGCACTGGCGGAGGCTGCTCAGGCAGGTGGGCGTGGTTTACGCGTAGCACCAGAGCTTGTGCAACGTGCCAGGTTGGATGACCTGCTGGGGCCAGATGCCGTGCATCAGGGTGTGGCCATGCTGGCGCATATTCTGCCGTCACTCACGCTGGAAGAGGCGCTGGAGCGGCCTGGCCCTGTGCTGGTGCTGGATCAGGTCACAGACCCGCGCAATGTGGGGGCTATTCTGCGGTCTGCCGCAGCGTTTGGGGCAGCCTGCATTGTGGTGCAGGACCGCAATGCCCCGGAGGAAACCGCCGTGCTGGCCAAGGCGGCTTCCGGCGCGTTGGAAACGGTGCCGTTCGTGCGGGAGGTTAACCTCTCCCGCGCTATAGAAATGCTCCAGAAGGCTGGGTGCTGGACCGTGGGGCTGGACGCCGGGGGGAGTATTCTGAATGGCGCCGGTTTTGAAGGACGTCGCGTTGCCTTGGTGCTGGGAGCGGAGGGGCGCGGCCTGCGCCGCCTGACGCGGGAAAGCTGTGATGAAATTGCCGGTCTGTACATGCCGGGCGAGATGGAAAGCCTGAATGTGTCGGTTGCAGCAGCAGTTGGGCTTTACGAGCTGGTACGGCGTGGCATGCCCGCAGCGTAA
- a CDS encoding DUF3772 domain-containing protein — protein MLRMPVRVLFLLSFFLFSIPHLAAPTLAQTTDQTATAAPTPLIMGAQDIVSDQTLDEIGAELRAIYKSGVAEQHTGHSTIDLSTLLQRASAVATRTDKLMARIKPYQDVYQNFVDILGKPPGKDDAPEAPSITEQRESLSKRQKDISARITRLKLYQVEAQQLVNELRQHDSAIQQATLWQQLPSPLGINFWSQFIQGAPQDGRRLNALGAETLAMLTTALTGKRIFITLLGLCASLLLLVGWLFARKPVRLLATRFLPEGRVRPIVAAVICGLISVLACGISFQIFWNTLAFDNPAVGDDLDQLASMVATQAPLCGLVLELGFCFLSSKAEWRVFAMSDDLARSLRLFPGWLAIAMIVRGILRYIDTQSGLSLLSVQLMDGLYTLAVSPLLFAIPRKLRLTAAQEQETDTDPTKADQAPPIAQFLRSMAMAISIICWIAVLSGYIPLAYTLISWVSVMALSMTTLLLLSMLTTAIGSALFPARAPLGRHLVELGLPPRLINQASILIPGLVNVLLLVVAYAVATSGANFDPPQIWQQLYSLFHGTDDNNTPSVSLDAILLCIALPLLGYQAIKIVKSWFQQRFFPATNLDIGAQASILSILSYAAWILIGLAMFAVLGVTVKSMTWVVSALSVGIGFGLQSIVQNFVSGIILMAERPVSVGDVVTIAGVTGKVERISVRSTDIKLDDKSTMIVPNSQFITSAVKNATRAQKPGVFTVELDLPFASDLHKATSVVIATLTSCADTDPDTPPTVSMTSVADGSAVLTGSAKARDGVEIKTARSNALFAIWQAFQENEIPVTFRQTVRAP, from the coding sequence ATGCTTCGTATGCCTGTCCGCGTATTGTTTCTGCTCTCGTTTTTTCTCTTTTCCATCCCCCATCTGGCGGCCCCAACGCTTGCGCAGACTACTGACCAGACAGCAACAGCGGCCCCCACGCCGCTGATTATGGGGGCACAGGACATTGTTTCGGACCAGACGCTGGATGAGATCGGGGCGGAACTCCGCGCCATCTACAAAAGTGGCGTGGCGGAACAGCATACCGGGCACAGCACCATAGACCTGAGCACGTTGCTCCAGCGGGCTTCCGCCGTTGCCACCCGCACGGACAAGCTGATGGCGCGGATCAAGCCGTATCAGGATGTTTACCAGAACTTTGTGGACATTCTGGGTAAGCCCCCCGGTAAGGATGATGCGCCGGAAGCGCCCTCCATTACCGAACAGCGGGAAAGCCTGAGCAAACGGCAGAAAGATATTTCCGCCCGCATAACCCGGCTCAAGCTTTATCAGGTCGAAGCGCAGCAACTGGTGAACGAACTGCGTCAGCATGACAGCGCCATTCAGCAAGCAACGCTATGGCAGCAGCTGCCCTCGCCTTTGGGAATCAACTTCTGGTCCCAGTTCATACAGGGCGCGCCGCAGGATGGTCGCAGGCTGAACGCCCTTGGGGCCGAAACACTGGCCATGCTGACAACGGCGCTGACTGGCAAACGTATTTTCATCACACTATTAGGACTGTGCGCATCGCTTCTGCTGCTGGTTGGGTGGCTCTTTGCCCGCAAGCCTGTACGCCTTCTGGCAACCCGCTTTTTGCCAGAGGGGCGCGTGCGCCCCATTGTAGCTGCCGTCATATGCGGGCTTATCAGCGTTCTGGCCTGCGGTATTTCCTTTCAGATTTTCTGGAACACGCTGGCTTTTGACAACCCTGCCGTAGGGGATGATCTGGACCAGCTTGCCAGTATGGTTGCCACACAAGCCCCCCTTTGCGGGCTGGTGCTGGAACTTGGCTTCTGCTTCCTCAGCAGCAAAGCGGAGTGGCGTGTTTTTGCCATGTCAGACGATCTGGCACGCAGCCTACGGCTTTTTCCCGGATGGTTGGCCATTGCCATGATCGTGCGTGGCATCCTGCGCTATATAGATACGCAAAGCGGCCTTTCCCTCCTAAGTGTTCAGCTTATGGATGGGCTTTATACTCTTGCGGTCAGCCCCCTTCTGTTCGCCATCCCCCGCAAGCTGCGCCTGACAGCAGCGCAGGAGCAGGAAACAGATACGGACCCGACCAAAGCCGACCAAGCCCCGCCCATTGCGCAGTTCCTGCGGAGCATGGCCATGGCCATTTCCATCATCTGCTGGATTGCGGTTCTTTCAGGGTATATTCCGCTCGCTTACACGCTTATCTCCTGGGTCAGCGTCATGGCTTTGAGCATGACCACGCTTCTGCTGCTGTCCATGCTCACAACAGCCATTGGCAGTGCGCTATTCCCCGCCCGCGCCCCCTTAGGCCGCCATCTGGTAGAACTGGGGCTTCCGCCACGACTTATTAATCAGGCCAGTATTCTCATCCCCGGTCTGGTCAATGTGCTTTTGCTGGTGGTGGCTTATGCCGTGGCCACATCTGGCGCCAATTTTGACCCACCCCAGATATGGCAGCAGCTTTACTCCCTTTTCCACGGCACGGATGACAACAATACGCCCTCCGTCTCGCTGGATGCCATTCTGCTGTGCATTGCGCTGCCCCTGCTTGGTTATCAGGCTATCAAAATTGTTAAATCGTGGTTCCAGCAAAGGTTTTTCCCCGCCACCAATCTCGATATAGGGGCGCAGGCTTCCATCCTGAGCATACTCAGCTATGCGGCGTGGATTCTGATCGGTCTGGCCATGTTTGCGGTTCTGGGCGTTACGGTCAAAAGCATGACATGGGTTGTCAGCGCCCTATCTGTTGGCATTGGTTTTGGCCTGCAATCCATTGTGCAGAACTTTGTCTCGGGCATTATTCTTATGGCCGAACGGCCTGTATCGGTCGGGGATGTTGTGACCATTGCCGGGGTTACCGGCAAGGTGGAACGCATTAGCGTCAGATCCACGGACATAAAGCTGGACGACAAATCCACCATGATCGTGCCGAACTCGCAGTTCATTACCTCGGCGGTCAAAAACGCGACACGGGCACAAAAACCGGGTGTGTTTACTGTGGAACTGGACCTGCCCTTTGCGTCTGATCTGCACAAAGCCACCAGCGTGGTTATTGCAACACTCACTTCCTGTGCAGATACAGACCCCGACACACCTCCCACCGTCAGCATGACATCGGTAGCCGATGGCTCGGCCGTGCTAACAGGCTCGGCCAAAGCGCGTGATGGGGTGGAAATAAAAACAGCCCGCAGCAACGCGTTGTTTGCAATTTGGCAGGCTTTTCAAGAGAACGAAATTCCTGTGACGTTCCGCCAGACCGTGCGCGCTCCATAA
- the gmk gene encoding guanylate kinase: MAHNGTAHPGNATRRGVCLVISAPSGAGKSTIANALRASDPKLKHSVSVTTRQPRPGEKEGVHYYFRTMEQFEAMAQAGELLEWATVFGRGYGTPRAPVEAALAAGYDMVFDIDWQGHRQIREALPDDVVSLFVLPPSLAELERRLTGRGSDHPDEIARRMAAARDEISHWREFDSVIINSELDRAIDEARSVLVAGRLLTRRQTGLADFVATFDA; this comes from the coding sequence ATGGCGCACAATGGAACAGCTCATCCGGGTAATGCAACACGGCGGGGGGTCTGCCTTGTTATTTCCGCTCCATCGGGTGCGGGCAAATCAACTATTGCCAACGCCCTGCGCGCATCGGACCCTAAATTGAAGCATTCTGTTTCCGTCACAACACGCCAGCCCCGTCCGGGGGAAAAGGAAGGGGTGCATTACTATTTCCGCACCATGGAGCAGTTTGAGGCCATGGCGCAGGCGGGGGAACTGCTGGAATGGGCAACGGTGTTCGGGCGCGGCTATGGTACCCCACGCGCCCCTGTGGAGGCCGCCCTTGCCGCCGGGTATGACATGGTGTTCGATATAGACTGGCAGGGCCACCGACAAATCCGTGAAGCACTGCCCGATGATGTTGTCAGCCTGTTTGTGCTGCCGCCATCGCTTGCCGAACTCGAACGCCGTTTGACGGGCCGGGGTTCCGACCACCCGGATGAAATTGCCCGCCGTATGGCTGCCGCGCGGGACGAAATTTCGCACTGGCGGGAGTTTGACTCCGTTATCATCAACAGCGAACTCGACCGTGCTATTGATGAAGCGCGGTCCGTGCTGGTGGCGGGGCGTCTGCTTACGCGCAGGCAGACCGGCCTTGCAGACTTTGTGGCAACATTTGATGCCTGA